From the Oleiharenicola lentus genome, one window contains:
- a CDS encoding tRNA-uridine aminocarboxypropyltransferase: MCYRCFWPQAHCWCGSLHAMPTRTRFVFLMHPKEFKEEKAGTGRLTHLCLPNSELHMGVGFDRHDEVQALISDPANHCVLLYPGREARNLSQGELAPADLGGRRLVVFLLDATWPLARKMLRLSPGLQRLPRIMFTPTAPSRYIIKQQPQEGCLSTLEAVHELLLVLEKSGLDRYERPNQLLDVFDRMQKFQIACASDPDRPGYRRNRYSDPQTRDKARGESGRRRDNFLKLPGV, from the coding sequence ATGTGCTACCGTTGTTTCTGGCCGCAGGCGCACTGCTGGTGCGGGTCGCTGCATGCCATGCCGACCCGCACGCGGTTCGTGTTCCTCATGCACCCGAAGGAATTCAAGGAGGAGAAGGCGGGCACCGGCCGCCTCACGCACCTCTGCCTGCCCAACAGCGAACTGCACATGGGCGTGGGGTTTGACCGGCACGACGAGGTGCAGGCGCTGATCTCCGATCCGGCGAACCACTGCGTGCTGCTCTATCCCGGCCGCGAGGCGCGAAATCTCTCGCAGGGCGAGCTGGCCCCGGCGGACCTCGGCGGCCGTCGGCTGGTGGTTTTCCTGCTGGATGCCACCTGGCCGCTCGCGCGCAAAATGCTCCGGCTCAGCCCGGGCCTGCAACGGTTGCCGCGCATCATGTTCACGCCGACGGCGCCGAGCCGCTACATCATCAAGCAGCAGCCGCAGGAGGGCTGCCTGTCCACGCTGGAGGCCGTGCACGAGCTCCTGCTCGTGCTGGAAAAGAGCGGGCTCGACCGCTACGAACGCCCGAACCAGCTGCTGGACGTCTTCGACCGCATGCAGAAATTCCAGATCGCCTGCGCCTCCGACCCGGATCGCCCCGGCTACCGGCGCAACCGCTACAGCGATCCCCAAACGCGCGACAAGGCACGGGGTGAAAGCGGACGCCGCCGGGATAATTTCCTGAAGTTGCCGGGGGTGTGA
- a CDS encoding GatB/YqeY domain-containing protein, whose protein sequence is MSSPTYDQLRADIVTAMKARDAATTTALRTMDAAIKRAAMDANKDIDEALTFATLRKAVKNLSDARAEFEKGGRADLVAANSAEISILEKYLPKGLDQAKLEALVAEVIAATGATTKKEMGKVIGALKQRPEAALIDFGAVSKLVQSKLV, encoded by the coding sequence ATGTCCTCTCCCACCTACGACCAGCTCCGCGCCGACATCGTCACCGCCATGAAAGCCCGCGACGCGGCCACGACCACCGCGCTCCGCACCATGGACGCCGCCATCAAGCGCGCCGCGATGGACGCCAACAAGGACATCGACGAGGCGCTGACTTTTGCGACCCTGCGCAAGGCCGTGAAGAACCTGTCTGACGCCCGCGCCGAGTTCGAGAAAGGCGGGCGCGCCGACCTGGTCGCCGCCAATTCGGCCGAAATTTCCATCCTGGAGAAGTATCTGCCCAAGGGGCTCGACCAGGCCAAGCTCGAGGCCCTCGTGGCCGAGGTCATCGCCGCTACCGGTGCCACGACCAAGAAGGAAATGGGCAAGGTCATCGGTGCGCTCAAGCAGCGTCCCGAGGCTGCGCTCATCGACTTTGGCGCCGTCAGCAAGCTGGTGCAGTCGAAGCTGGTGTGA
- a CDS encoding DEAD/DEAH box helicase produces the protein MTVPALPPLAPLPGRPDSGVVLDRFLAAMAAKGITLYPEQEEAILALFDGQNVVLNTPTGSGKSLVAAALHFKELCAGRQSVYTCPIKALVNEKFLSLCRDFGPENVGMMTGDASVNPQAPVLCCTAEILANIALARGDTAPLGAVIMDEFHYYSDAERGYAWQVPLLTLPQARFLLMSATLGSTEFFEREMTKLTGAPSLTVRSDRRPVPLSFDYSETPLPEKLSDLLLLKRAPIYLVHFTQRAASEAAQALMSLNVCTKEEKAALATELERVKFNSPYGRDMKRWLRHGIGVHHAGLLPKYRILVEQLAQKGLLKLICGTDTLGVGINVPIRTVVFTQLWKYDGQKAAILSVRDFRQVAGRAGRAGYDDQGYVVVQAPEHIIANKQAEAKAAADPAKKKKLVKQAAPEGTVGWDAKTFEKLMTAPAEELVSRFSVTHGMLLLMLGRDTDGCRAMQRLVRDCHEKPAKKAALRKRAWQLFRALVDRGIVEILPRADRPPAGRKVRVNVALQDDFSLHQALSLYLIDTLPKLDRESADYPFSVLTLSEAIVEDPEQILRKQVDRLKTEKLNELKAAGVPYDERMAQLEEITEHPKPQREFLYDTFNAFAAAHPWVEGENIRPKSIAREMFERYMSFADYIRFYGLERSEGLLLRHLMQTFKVLSQTVPESFKTESVVEMEDYFRELIRAIDSSLLEEWERLRNPEFVAAEAADKPARPSSYDVTRDLAAFRRAVRIDILGFLQDAAARDWDAAAARLAEPEPAAGATPESAQLAEARRLEKSFAAYFEARGRYRLDPEGRSALNTHLSEEVGQWQIAQVLVDPEGQNDWEVRFTLSLAESRAAAAPVLRFLTVAPVGS, from the coding sequence ATGACTGTTCCGGCTCTGCCTCCGCTTGCGCCGCTGCCCGGTCGCCCTGATTCGGGTGTCGTGCTCGATCGTTTCCTCGCGGCCATGGCGGCGAAGGGCATCACCCTCTACCCGGAACAGGAGGAAGCCATTCTCGCCCTCTTCGACGGCCAGAACGTTGTCCTCAACACGCCGACCGGCTCCGGCAAATCCCTCGTCGCGGCCGCGCTGCACTTCAAGGAACTCTGCGCCGGCCGCCAGTCGGTCTATACCTGCCCGATCAAGGCGCTGGTGAACGAAAAGTTCCTCAGCCTCTGCCGCGACTTCGGCCCCGAGAACGTTGGCATGATGACGGGCGACGCGTCGGTCAACCCGCAGGCGCCCGTCCTCTGCTGCACGGCCGAGATCCTCGCCAACATCGCCCTCGCCCGCGGCGACACCGCGCCCCTCGGCGCGGTCATCATGGACGAGTTTCACTACTACTCCGACGCCGAGCGGGGCTACGCCTGGCAGGTGCCGCTGCTCACGCTCCCGCAGGCCCGCTTCCTCCTCATGTCGGCCACGCTGGGCTCGACCGAGTTTTTCGAGCGGGAAATGACGAAGCTCACCGGCGCGCCGTCGCTCACCGTCCGCAGCGACCGCCGGCCGGTGCCCCTCAGTTTTGACTACTCCGAGACGCCGCTGCCGGAAAAACTCTCCGACCTGCTCCTGCTCAAGCGCGCGCCGATCTACCTCGTTCATTTCACCCAGCGCGCTGCCTCCGAGGCCGCGCAGGCGCTGATGAGCCTCAACGTCTGCACCAAGGAGGAAAAGGCCGCCCTCGCCACCGAGCTCGAGCGCGTGAAGTTCAACAGCCCCTACGGCCGCGACATGAAACGCTGGCTGCGCCACGGCATCGGCGTCCACCACGCCGGCCTGCTCCCGAAATACCGCATCCTGGTCGAGCAGCTCGCGCAGAAGGGTCTGCTCAAGCTCATCTGCGGCACCGACACGCTCGGCGTCGGCATCAATGTGCCGATCCGCACCGTCGTGTTCACGCAGCTGTGGAAATACGACGGCCAGAAGGCCGCCATCCTCAGCGTGCGGGATTTCCGTCAGGTCGCCGGGCGCGCCGGCCGGGCCGGTTACGACGACCAGGGCTACGTTGTCGTGCAGGCGCCGGAACACATCATCGCCAACAAGCAGGCGGAGGCCAAGGCCGCCGCCGACCCGGCGAAGAAAAAGAAACTCGTGAAACAGGCCGCCCCTGAGGGCACCGTCGGCTGGGACGCCAAAACCTTTGAGAAACTCATGACCGCGCCCGCCGAGGAACTGGTCTCCCGCTTCTCCGTCACCCACGGCATGTTGCTGCTCATGCTTGGCCGCGACACCGACGGCTGCCGCGCGATGCAGCGGCTCGTGCGCGACTGCCATGAGAAGCCCGCGAAGAAGGCCGCCCTGCGCAAGCGCGCCTGGCAGCTGTTCCGCGCCCTCGTGGATCGCGGCATCGTTGAAATCCTGCCGCGGGCCGACCGTCCGCCCGCTGGGCGCAAGGTCCGGGTGAACGTCGCGTTGCAGGACGATTTCTCGCTTCACCAGGCGCTCTCCCTCTACCTGATCGACACACTGCCCAAGCTGGACCGCGAGAGCGCGGACTACCCGTTCAGTGTGCTGACACTCAGTGAAGCCATCGTGGAAGACCCCGAGCAGATCCTGCGCAAACAGGTGGACCGGCTGAAGACGGAGAAACTCAACGAGCTCAAGGCCGCCGGCGTGCCCTACGACGAGCGCATGGCGCAGCTGGAGGAAATCACCGAGCACCCGAAACCGCAGCGGGAGTTCCTCTACGACACCTTCAACGCCTTCGCCGCCGCCCACCCGTGGGTCGAGGGGGAAAACATCCGGCCCAAGTCCATCGCGCGCGAGATGTTTGAGCGGTATATGTCCTTCGCCGACTACATCCGCTTCTACGGTCTCGAACGCAGCGAGGGCCTGCTGCTCCGGCACCTCATGCAGACCTTCAAGGTCCTTTCCCAGACCGTGCCCGAGTCGTTCAAGACGGAATCCGTCGTGGAAATGGAGGACTACTTCCGCGAGCTCATCCGGGCGATCGATTCGAGCTTGCTTGAGGAATGGGAGCGCCTGCGCAACCCGGAGTTCGTCGCCGCGGAAGCCGCCGACAAACCGGCGCGGCCCTCGAGCTACGACGTCACGCGCGACCTCGCGGCCTTCCGGCGGGCCGTGCGCATCGACATTCTGGGCTTCCTCCAGGACGCCGCCGCCCGGGACTGGGACGCCGCCGCTGCTCGCCTTGCCGAGCCTGAGCCGGCCGCCGGGGCCACCCCGGAGAGCGCGCAGCTGGCCGAAGCCCGCCGTCTCGAAAAATCCTTTGCCGCCTACTTTGAAGCCCGCGGTCGTTACCGACTCGATCCGGAAGGCCGTTCCGCCCTGAACACGCATCTCTCCGAGGAAGTCGGCCAGTGGCAGATCGCCCAGGTGCTGGTGGATCCCGAGGGACAAAACGACTGGGAAGTCCGCTTTACGCTTTCGCTCGCCGAATCCCGCGCCGCCGCCGCGCCGGTGCTGCGCTTTCTGACTGTCGCCCCGGTGGGCTCCTGA
- a CDS encoding response regulator, with translation MRILIVDDLPLGRQLISDVITLMGHEPIEAPDGNAGLARARQEPRPDLIVLDVNMPGMDGFEVCKTLKADPSTQGIPIIFLTSHSEPEDRIHGLNIGADDYLAKPFAIRELSARIDKRLQARQETEMLRRQQDEIRATFARFVAPQVVEILLRDPSHLKLGGDLQPVTVMFTDLEGFTSLSEETSPDLLLSVLNRYHELVSGLVQKHGGIVNKFIGDGVMALFNTPILHEDHARSAVLAALAIRDELPSLHAEFDPRFRLPIKYGISTGPAIVGNVGATHCMDFTALGDTVNLAFRLQSLAVGGQIIISETTREGLGPDILVSTLGELTVKNRSKAVAAFTVTGRT, from the coding sequence GTGAGAATTCTCATTGTCGATGACCTGCCCCTTGGCCGCCAGCTGATCTCGGATGTGATCACCCTGATGGGTCACGAGCCGATCGAGGCTCCCGACGGCAATGCCGGACTGGCCCGCGCCCGTCAGGAACCGCGACCCGACCTCATCGTGCTCGACGTGAACATGCCCGGCATGGACGGCTTCGAGGTGTGCAAGACGCTCAAGGCCGATCCGTCGACCCAGGGCATTCCCATCATCTTCCTCACCTCGCACAGTGAGCCCGAGGACCGCATCCACGGCCTCAACATCGGCGCCGACGACTACCTCGCCAAGCCCTTCGCCATCCGCGAACTCTCCGCCCGCATCGACAAGCGGCTCCAGGCGCGCCAGGAAACCGAGATGCTGCGCCGGCAGCAGGACGAGATCCGTGCGACCTTCGCCCGTTTCGTTGCCCCGCAGGTCGTGGAAATCCTGCTCCGCGACCCGTCCCACCTCAAGCTCGGCGGCGATCTCCAGCCGGTGACGGTCATGTTCACGGACCTCGAGGGCTTCACCAGCCTCTCGGAGGAAACCTCGCCCGATCTGCTGCTCAGCGTGCTCAACCGCTACCACGAGCTCGTTTCCGGGCTCGTGCAGAAGCACGGCGGCATCGTCAACAAGTTCATCGGCGACGGTGTGATGGCGCTCTTTAACACGCCCATTCTGCACGAGGACCATGCCCGCAGCGCGGTTCTGGCCGCCCTCGCCATCCGCGACGAACTGCCCTCGCTGCATGCCGAGTTTGATCCGCGTTTCCGCCTGCCCATCAAATACGGCATCAGCACCGGCCCGGCCATCGTCGGCAACGTCGGTGCCACGCATTGCATGGATTTCACGGCGCTGGGCGACACGGTGAACCTCGCCTTCCGTCTCCAAAGTCTCGCCGTCGGCGGCCAGATAATCATCAGCGAAACCACCCGCGAGGGCCTGGGCCCCGACATCCTGGTCAGCACCTTGGGCGAACTCACGGTCAAGAACCGCTCCAAGGCGGTGGCCGCGTTCACCGTCACCGGCCGCACCTAA
- a CDS encoding PilZ domain-containing protein, with translation MALFTRILDFKKAFLSRLRDKRSSPRYNVGAAFPLKASLLLTGDVRPAKKGAAAARSAGLSWSGRIGNISTNGLNVLLPPAAHTARGEETTVRLTIEGHEIEIPCEIAHFRVLSTHSVCGVKLNFSDYAVQKDFHQLLEAVRVGTSFETARPAKTSGNLISQQWRSLNRSLLTEWRHADTRKIQRFELAVGEHRFSGQASPRGVSITQRSTASRAPIPTSTAVEVRDFMRWVAGNFPKGVPADLRDMVGNLTAADQPAQGSWAPPPLAR, from the coding sequence GTGGCTCTCTTTACGCGCATCCTTGATTTCAAGAAGGCCTTCCTCTCGCGTCTGCGCGACAAGCGTTCCAGTCCGCGCTACAACGTCGGCGCCGCTTTTCCGCTGAAGGCCAGTCTCCTGCTCACCGGCGATGTGCGGCCGGCCAAGAAGGGCGCCGCTGCCGCCCGCTCCGCCGGACTCAGCTGGAGCGGTCGCATCGGCAACATCTCCACCAACGGCCTGAACGTGCTGCTGCCGCCCGCGGCGCACACCGCCCGGGGTGAGGAGACGACGGTGCGCCTCACCATCGAGGGCCACGAGATCGAGATTCCCTGCGAGATCGCCCACTTCCGCGTGCTCAGCACGCACTCGGTCTGCGGCGTGAAGCTCAATTTCTCGGACTACGCCGTGCAAAAGGATTTTCATCAGCTGCTCGAGGCTGTGCGCGTCGGCACCTCGTTCGAGACCGCCCGGCCGGCGAAGACCTCCGGCAACCTGATCAGCCAGCAGTGGCGCTCGCTCAACCGCTCGCTCCTCACCGAGTGGCGCCATGCGGACACCCGCAAGATCCAGCGCTTCGAACTCGCGGTCGGCGAACACCGGTTTTCCGGCCAGGCCTCCCCGCGCGGCGTCAGCATCACCCAACGCTCAACCGCTTCGCGCGCGCCGATTCCGACCTCCACCGCGGTGGAGGTGCGTGATTTCATGCGCTGGGTGGCCGGCAATTTCCCCAAGGGTGTGCCGGCCGACCTGCGTGACATGGTGGGCAATCTCACCGCCGCCGACCAGCCGGCCCAGGGCTCCTGGGCTCCCCCGCCCCTGGCTCGCTGA
- a CDS encoding FKBP-type peptidyl-prolyl cis-trans isomerase, giving the protein MASDQLLIEKLKAGTGASPKKGDLVTVHYTGWLTDGSKFDSSVDRDEPFHFGLGLGQVIGGWDLGVARMQIGDKVRLTIPPHLGYGAGGYPGAIPPNATLIFEVELLAIG; this is encoded by the coding sequence ATGGCCTCCGACCAACTCCTCATTGAAAAACTCAAGGCCGGCACCGGCGCGTCCCCCAAGAAGGGCGATCTCGTGACCGTGCACTACACCGGCTGGCTGACCGACGGCAGCAAGTTCGACAGTTCCGTGGACCGCGACGAGCCGTTTCATTTCGGCCTCGGTCTGGGCCAGGTCATCGGCGGCTGGGATTTGGGCGTGGCCCGAATGCAGATTGGCGACAAGGTGCGCCTGACTATCCCGCCGCACCTCGGCTACGGCGCGGGCGGCTATCCGGGAGCCATTCCGCCCAACGCGACGCTCATTTTCGAGGTCGAGCTGCTCGCCATCGGCTGA
- a CDS encoding Gfo/Idh/MocA family protein → MKEPTPSKAPETASSVHSFSISRRKFLQRCSALAAVTGLPAWFVERQQLQAAETDAAIAKAKSANGKPGIALIGCGGMGTWDGQNAGNHGNLLAVCDVDTSRTAAAAAKYRELGHNPEVYSDFRRVLERKDIDVIVNATPDHWHTLINIAAAKAGKDIYGEKPLTLTVDEGRHVIKAVRDNKVILQTGTQQRSMQRFRLACELVRNGRLGKLKVAKVWLPAGLREGPFKPSPAPDGLNWDYWLGPAPAISYTKERCHGTFRFWYEYSGGTMTDWGAHHNDIAYWAVGQIAPQSVESTRLSEPIPGGYTTIADYEVRYTYADGTGLHIFSTKDDSIYGAKNNPEGQRNGIRFEGPEGWIWVNRDEIKASDPELLRKPLPADATRLYASKDHMLNFFDCVKSRELPICDVETGHRSANMCHLGAISLRTKRKLKWDYEKELFVGAHAKEANTYLKREMRAPYDYSFCG, encoded by the coding sequence ATGAAAGAACCCACTCCCAGCAAGGCGCCGGAGACGGCGTCGTCGGTGCACTCCTTCTCTATTTCACGGCGGAAGTTTCTCCAACGCTGCAGTGCGTTGGCCGCGGTGACCGGCCTGCCGGCCTGGTTTGTCGAGCGCCAGCAGCTGCAGGCGGCCGAGACCGACGCGGCGATCGCCAAGGCCAAATCCGCCAACGGCAAACCCGGCATCGCGCTGATCGGTTGCGGCGGCATGGGCACCTGGGACGGCCAGAACGCCGGCAACCACGGCAACCTGCTCGCCGTATGCGACGTGGATACCAGCCGCACGGCCGCGGCGGCCGCAAAATACCGCGAACTCGGGCACAATCCCGAGGTTTATTCCGATTTCCGCCGCGTGCTTGAGCGCAAGGACATCGACGTGATCGTCAATGCCACGCCCGACCACTGGCATACGCTGATCAACATCGCCGCCGCCAAGGCCGGGAAGGATATTTACGGGGAAAAACCCCTCACACTGACCGTGGACGAGGGCCGGCACGTCATCAAGGCGGTGCGCGACAACAAGGTCATTCTCCAGACCGGCACGCAGCAGCGCAGCATGCAGCGTTTCCGTCTCGCCTGCGAGCTCGTGCGCAACGGCCGCCTCGGCAAGCTGAAGGTCGCCAAGGTCTGGCTGCCCGCGGGGCTGCGCGAGGGGCCGTTCAAGCCGTCGCCCGCACCCGATGGGCTCAACTGGGACTACTGGCTCGGGCCGGCCCCGGCCATCAGCTATACCAAGGAGCGCTGCCATGGCACGTTCCGTTTCTGGTATGAATATTCCGGCGGCACGATGACCGACTGGGGCGCACACCACAACGACATCGCCTACTGGGCGGTCGGCCAGATCGCCCCCCAGAGCGTCGAGTCCACGCGCCTCTCCGAGCCCATCCCCGGCGGCTACACCACGATCGCCGACTACGAAGTGCGCTACACTTACGCCGACGGCACCGGCCTGCACATCTTCTCGACCAAGGATGACTCGATCTACGGCGCCAAGAACAACCCCGAGGGCCAGCGCAACGGCATCCGCTTCGAGGGCCCCGAGGGCTGGATCTGGGTCAACCGCGACGAGATCAAGGCCAGCGATCCGGAGCTGCTGCGCAAGCCGCTGCCGGCCGACGCCACGCGTCTCTATGCCAGCAAGGACCACATGCTGAACTTCTTCGACTGCGTGAAGTCGCGCGAGCTGCCGATCTGTGACGTCGAGACCGGCCACCGCTCGGCCAACATGTGCCACCTCGGGGCGATCTCGCTCCGCACGAAGCGCAAGCTCAAGTGGGACTATGAAAAGGAACTTTTCGTCGGCGCCCACGCCAAGGAGGCCAACACCTACCTGAAGCGCGAGATGCGCGCCCCCTACGACTACTCGTTCTGCGGGTGA